Proteins encoded in a region of the Triticum dicoccoides isolate Atlit2015 ecotype Zavitan chromosome 3A, WEW_v2.0, whole genome shotgun sequence genome:
- the LOC119268464 gene encoding peptide deformylase 1B, chloroplastic-like: MAAACFHLRLCPRFRAFASFSYRPLLATHPRTLPLRRTGPATPLAARTRRGFGSSTAAAPPNEDDDFATAADLRFEPPLKVVQYPDPVLRARNKRINTFDDNLRSLADEMFDVMYKTDGIGLSAPQVGVNVQLMVFNPAGVKGEGEEIVLVNPVVYKFSKRLSVYEEGCLSFPGIYANVLRPDTVKIDAQDASGAKIKVKLSELSARVFQHEFDHLQGILFFDRMTMDVVESIHEQLKSLEDKYVEITGQASPETISNYRGTKDVVSFSR, from the exons ATGGCGGCCGCGTGCTTCCACCTTCGCCTCTGCCCCCGCTTCCGCGCCTTCGCGTCCTTCTCCTATCGCCCCCTCCTCGCTACCCACCCCAGGACCCTGCCCCTACGACGCACCGGGCCGGCTACGCCGCTCGCCGCCCGCACGCGCCGCGGGTTCGGCTCCTCCACGGCCGCCGCCCCGCCCAACGAGGATGACGACTTTGCCACAG CTGCGGACCTGCGGTTCGAGCCGCCGCTCAAGGTAGTGCAGTACCCAGACCCCGTCCTGCGCGCACGCAACAAGCGCATCAACACCTTCGACGACAACCTTCGCTCCCTCGCGGACGAGATGTTCGATGTCATGTACAA GACTGATGGCATTGGTCTCTCGGCACCACAAGTTGGAGTGAACGTGCAGCTCATGGTATTCAACCCAGCTGGAGTGAAAGGGGAAGGAGAGGAAATTGTCCTTGTCAACCCAGTAGTTTACAAGTTCTCGAAGCGCTTGTCAGTCTATGAAGAAGGGTGCTTGTCGTTCCCTGGAATATATGCCAATGTGCTG AGACCAGACACTGTTAAAATTGATGCTCAAGATGCTAGTGGAGCAAAGATCAAAGTTAAATTATCAGAACTATCTGCAAGAGTTTTCCAGCATGAGTTTGATCATTTACAG GGAATCCTTTTCTTTGACAGAATGACTATGGATGTTGTTGAGAGCATACATGAGCAGCTGAAG AGTCTGGAGGACAAATACGTGGAAATAACAGGACAAGCAAGCCCTGAAACCATATCAAACTACAGAGGGACAAAGGATGTCGTTAGTTTTTCAAGATGA
- the LOC119268462 gene encoding polygalacturonase At1g48100-like isoform X2 → MKLRVKGFGLLLLLVLLALCSTIDVCDARRGKHWRPRSSPSSSLLKKKGKAKKGSSHRQHGGNRRSPPPAPPGVGKGHQTPYQPSPNVPVSPSPSPSPKPSPAKGNGHTSPQPPSPSCGKGRQPPPQPPPAASASPGAVFNVVDFGAKGDGISDDTKAFQAAWAAACKLGASTVLVPSELEFLVGPISFSGPYCKPNILFQLEGTILAPTNAKAWGSGLLQWLEFTKLSGLSIQGSGTINGRGQQWWTYSDPNDDEDDDTQYNQELERMPRVKPTALRFYGSSNVVVAGITIVNSSQCHLKFDNCQGVLVHDLTISSPENSLNTDGIHLQNSKDVSIHHTNLACGDDCISIQTGCSNIYIHNVNCGPGHGISIGGLGRDNTKACVSNVTVRDVNMFRTMTGVRIKTWQGGIGLVQDIRFSNIQVSEVQTPIMIDQFYCDKRTCTNQTSAVAVSGVQYENIRGTFTIKPLHFACSDSSPCSGITLTGVQLKPVQIAHYHLNNPFCWQAFGELFTPTIPPIACLQIGKPAGNNLQSYHDIC, encoded by the exons ATGAAGCTCAGAGTAAAAGGCTTCGGCCTCCTGCTTCTCCTTGTCTTGCTTGCTCTATGCTCCACCATTGATGTCTGTGACGCGAGGAGAGGCAAGCATTGGAGGCCAAGGAGCTCGCCGAGCTCCTCTCTGCTCAAGAAGAAAGGGAAGGCAAAGAAGGGCAGCTCCCACCGGCAGCACGGGGGCAACCGGCGAAGCCCGCCACCAGCCCCCCCTGGTGTTGGCAAAGGACACCAGACGCCATACCAGCCAAGCCCCAATGTACCTGTAAGTCCGAGCCCGAGCCCGAGCCCCAAGCCGAGCCCTGCCAAAGGCAATGGACATACAAGTCCACAGCCTCCATCTCCAAGCTGTGGAAAGGGCAGGCAGCCACCGCCGCAGCCACCACCTGCGGCCTCAGCCTCACCAGGCGCGGTGTTTAACGTGGTTGATTTCGGAGCCAAGGGTGATGGAATTTCAGACGATACAAAG GCTTTTCAAGCAGCGTGGGCTGCTGCGTGCAAGCTGGGAGCGTCTACAGTTCTCGTACCATCAGAACTAGAGTTCCTTGTTGGGCCAATCTCCTTTTCTGGGCCTTACTGCAAACCAAACATTCTTTTCCAG CTCGAAGGGACGATCTTAGCCCCAACAAATGCTAAAGCATGGGGTTCTGGCTTGCTTCAATGGCTTGAATTCACCAAACTAAGTGGGTTATCAATTCAAGGCAGTGGCACCATAAATGGTAGGGGGCAACAGTGGTGGACCTACTCAGACCCAAATGACGATGAGGATGACGACACA CAGTACAATCAGGAGCTTGAAAGGATGCCACGGGTTAAACCTACG GCATTGAGGTTCTATGGTTCTTCAAATGTCGTAGTGGCTGGCATCACAATTGTCAACAGCTCACAGTGCCATCTCAAGTTTGACAACTGTCAAGGGGTGCTGGTCCACGACCTGACAATATCCTCCCCTGAGAACAGTCTCAACACCGACGGAATACACCTGCAGAACTCCAAAGATGTCAGCATTCATCATACCAACTTGGCTTGCG GTGACGATTGCATCTCCATCCAGACAGGATGTAGCAACATATACATACACAATGTGAATTGTGGACCAGGCCATGGAATCAGCATTGGTGGACTAGGCCGGGACAACACAAAAGCATGCGTCTCTAATGTAACAGTAAGAGATGTCAACATGTTCAGAACAATGACTGGTGTCAGAATCAAGACCTGGCAG GGTGGTATAGGACTGGTTCAAGACATAAGGTTCTCAAACATACAAGTCTCCGAAGTTCAAACACCTATTATGATAGACCAGTTCTATTGCGACAAAAGAACCTGCACAAATCAAACATCAGCAGTGGCAGTATCAGGCGTTCAGTATGAGAACATCAGAGGGACATTTACAATCAAGCCTCTCCATTTTGCATGCAGTGACAGCTCACCTTGTTCAGGGATCACACTTACCGGAGTACAACTTAAACCCGTGCAAATAGCCCACTACCACCTAAACAATCCATTCTGTTGGCAAGCTTTTGGGGAACTCTTCACTCCAACCATCCCTCCCATAGCTTGTCTGCAGATTGGAAAACCTGCTGGGAACAACTTGCAGTCATACCATGACATATGCTGA
- the LOC119268462 gene encoding polygalacturonase At1g48100-like isoform X3 has protein sequence MKLRVKGFGLLLLLVLLALCSTIDVCDARRGKHWRPRSSPSSSLLKKKGKAKKGSSHRQHGGNRRSPPPAPPGVGKGHQTPYQPSPNVPVSPSPSPSPKPSPAKGNGHTSPQPPSPSCGKGRQPPPQPPPAASASPGAVFNVVDFGAKGDGISDDTKAFQAAWAAACKLGASTVLVPSELEFLVGPISFSGPYCKPNILFQLEGTILAPTNAKAWGSGLLQWLEFTKLSGLSIQGSGTINGRGQQWWTYSDPNDDEDDDTYNQELERMPRVKPTALRFYGSSNVVVAGITIVNSSQCHLKFDNCQGVLVHDLTISSPENSLNTDGIHLQNSKDVSIHHTNLACGDDCISIQTGCSNIYIHNVNCGPGHGISIGGLGRDNTKACVSNVTVRDVNMFRTMTGVRIKTWQGGIGLVQDIRFSNIQVSEVQTPIMIDQFYCDKRTCTNQTSAVAVSGVQYENIRGTFTIKPLHFACSDSSPCSGITLTGVQLKPVQIAHYHLNNPFCWQAFGELFTPTIPPIACLQIGKPAGNNLQSYHDIC, from the exons ATGAAGCTCAGAGTAAAAGGCTTCGGCCTCCTGCTTCTCCTTGTCTTGCTTGCTCTATGCTCCACCATTGATGTCTGTGACGCGAGGAGAGGCAAGCATTGGAGGCCAAGGAGCTCGCCGAGCTCCTCTCTGCTCAAGAAGAAAGGGAAGGCAAAGAAGGGCAGCTCCCACCGGCAGCACGGGGGCAACCGGCGAAGCCCGCCACCAGCCCCCCCTGGTGTTGGCAAAGGACACCAGACGCCATACCAGCCAAGCCCCAATGTACCTGTAAGTCCGAGCCCGAGCCCGAGCCCCAAGCCGAGCCCTGCCAAAGGCAATGGACATACAAGTCCACAGCCTCCATCTCCAAGCTGTGGAAAGGGCAGGCAGCCACCGCCGCAGCCACCACCTGCGGCCTCAGCCTCACCAGGCGCGGTGTTTAACGTGGTTGATTTCGGAGCCAAGGGTGATGGAATTTCAGACGATACAAAG GCTTTTCAAGCAGCGTGGGCTGCTGCGTGCAAGCTGGGAGCGTCTACAGTTCTCGTACCATCAGAACTAGAGTTCCTTGTTGGGCCAATCTCCTTTTCTGGGCCTTACTGCAAACCAAACATTCTTTTCCAG CTCGAAGGGACGATCTTAGCCCCAACAAATGCTAAAGCATGGGGTTCTGGCTTGCTTCAATGGCTTGAATTCACCAAACTAAGTGGGTTATCAATTCAAGGCAGTGGCACCATAAATGGTAGGGGGCAACAGTGGTGGACCTACTCAGACCCAAATGACGATGAGGATGACGACACA TACAATCAGGAGCTTGAAAGGATGCCACGGGTTAAACCTACG GCATTGAGGTTCTATGGTTCTTCAAATGTCGTAGTGGCTGGCATCACAATTGTCAACAGCTCACAGTGCCATCTCAAGTTTGACAACTGTCAAGGGGTGCTGGTCCACGACCTGACAATATCCTCCCCTGAGAACAGTCTCAACACCGACGGAATACACCTGCAGAACTCCAAAGATGTCAGCATTCATCATACCAACTTGGCTTGCG GTGACGATTGCATCTCCATCCAGACAGGATGTAGCAACATATACATACACAATGTGAATTGTGGACCAGGCCATGGAATCAGCATTGGTGGACTAGGCCGGGACAACACAAAAGCATGCGTCTCTAATGTAACAGTAAGAGATGTCAACATGTTCAGAACAATGACTGGTGTCAGAATCAAGACCTGGCAG GGTGGTATAGGACTGGTTCAAGACATAAGGTTCTCAAACATACAAGTCTCCGAAGTTCAAACACCTATTATGATAGACCAGTTCTATTGCGACAAAAGAACCTGCACAAATCAAACATCAGCAGTGGCAGTATCAGGCGTTCAGTATGAGAACATCAGAGGGACATTTACAATCAAGCCTCTCCATTTTGCATGCAGTGACAGCTCACCTTGTTCAGGGATCACACTTACCGGAGTACAACTTAAACCCGTGCAAATAGCCCACTACCACCTAAACAATCCATTCTGTTGGCAAGCTTTTGGGGAACTCTTCACTCCAACCATCCCTCCCATAGCTTGTCTGCAGATTGGAAAACCTGCTGGGAACAACTTGCAGTCATACCATGACATATGCTGA
- the LOC119268462 gene encoding polygalacturonase At1g48100-like isoform X1, which produces MKLRVKGFGLLLLLVLLALCSTIDVCDARRGKHWRPRSSPSSSLLKKKGKAKKGSSHRQHGGNRRSPPPAPPGVGKGHQTPYQPSPNVPVSPSPSPSPKPSPAKGNGHTSPQPPSPSCGKGRQPPPQPPPAASASPGAVFNVVDFGAKGDGISDDTKAFQAAWAAACKLGASTVLVPSELEFLVGPISFSGPYCKPNILFQLEGTILAPTNAKAWGSGLLQWLEFTKLSGLSIQGSGTINGRGQQWWTYSDPNDDEDDDTVRPDHLVLLDHSIQKLVYQSLTLDTFQQYNQELERMPRVKPTALRFYGSSNVVVAGITIVNSSQCHLKFDNCQGVLVHDLTISSPENSLNTDGIHLQNSKDVSIHHTNLACGDDCISIQTGCSNIYIHNVNCGPGHGISIGGLGRDNTKACVSNVTVRDVNMFRTMTGVRIKTWQGGIGLVQDIRFSNIQVSEVQTPIMIDQFYCDKRTCTNQTSAVAVSGVQYENIRGTFTIKPLHFACSDSSPCSGITLTGVQLKPVQIAHYHLNNPFCWQAFGELFTPTIPPIACLQIGKPAGNNLQSYHDIC; this is translated from the exons ATGAAGCTCAGAGTAAAAGGCTTCGGCCTCCTGCTTCTCCTTGTCTTGCTTGCTCTATGCTCCACCATTGATGTCTGTGACGCGAGGAGAGGCAAGCATTGGAGGCCAAGGAGCTCGCCGAGCTCCTCTCTGCTCAAGAAGAAAGGGAAGGCAAAGAAGGGCAGCTCCCACCGGCAGCACGGGGGCAACCGGCGAAGCCCGCCACCAGCCCCCCCTGGTGTTGGCAAAGGACACCAGACGCCATACCAGCCAAGCCCCAATGTACCTGTAAGTCCGAGCCCGAGCCCGAGCCCCAAGCCGAGCCCTGCCAAAGGCAATGGACATACAAGTCCACAGCCTCCATCTCCAAGCTGTGGAAAGGGCAGGCAGCCACCGCCGCAGCCACCACCTGCGGCCTCAGCCTCACCAGGCGCGGTGTTTAACGTGGTTGATTTCGGAGCCAAGGGTGATGGAATTTCAGACGATACAAAG GCTTTTCAAGCAGCGTGGGCTGCTGCGTGCAAGCTGGGAGCGTCTACAGTTCTCGTACCATCAGAACTAGAGTTCCTTGTTGGGCCAATCTCCTTTTCTGGGCCTTACTGCAAACCAAACATTCTTTTCCAG CTCGAAGGGACGATCTTAGCCCCAACAAATGCTAAAGCATGGGGTTCTGGCTTGCTTCAATGGCTTGAATTCACCAAACTAAGTGGGTTATCAATTCAAGGCAGTGGCACCATAAATGGTAGGGGGCAACAGTGGTGGACCTACTCAGACCCAAATGACGATGAGGATGACGACACAGTAAGACCCGACCATCTAGTATTACTAGATCACTCAATTCAAAAGTTGGTCTATCAATCACTAACCTTGGATACATTCCAGCAGTACAATCAGGAGCTTGAAAGGATGCCACGGGTTAAACCTACG GCATTGAGGTTCTATGGTTCTTCAAATGTCGTAGTGGCTGGCATCACAATTGTCAACAGCTCACAGTGCCATCTCAAGTTTGACAACTGTCAAGGGGTGCTGGTCCACGACCTGACAATATCCTCCCCTGAGAACAGTCTCAACACCGACGGAATACACCTGCAGAACTCCAAAGATGTCAGCATTCATCATACCAACTTGGCTTGCG GTGACGATTGCATCTCCATCCAGACAGGATGTAGCAACATATACATACACAATGTGAATTGTGGACCAGGCCATGGAATCAGCATTGGTGGACTAGGCCGGGACAACACAAAAGCATGCGTCTCTAATGTAACAGTAAGAGATGTCAACATGTTCAGAACAATGACTGGTGTCAGAATCAAGACCTGGCAG GGTGGTATAGGACTGGTTCAAGACATAAGGTTCTCAAACATACAAGTCTCCGAAGTTCAAACACCTATTATGATAGACCAGTTCTATTGCGACAAAAGAACCTGCACAAATCAAACATCAGCAGTGGCAGTATCAGGCGTTCAGTATGAGAACATCAGAGGGACATTTACAATCAAGCCTCTCCATTTTGCATGCAGTGACAGCTCACCTTGTTCAGGGATCACACTTACCGGAGTACAACTTAAACCCGTGCAAATAGCCCACTACCACCTAAACAATCCATTCTGTTGGCAAGCTTTTGGGGAACTCTTCACTCCAACCATCCCTCCCATAGCTTGTCTGCAGATTGGAAAACCTGCTGGGAACAACTTGCAGTCATACCATGACATATGCTGA